A genomic segment from Dechloromonas denitrificans encodes:
- a CDS encoding GDP-mannose 4,6-dehydratase, translated as MKALICGANGQDGSYLAKLLLAKGYEVWGTSRDVQTSSLSNLKALGVEQQVHLVSMAPNDFRSVLNAFDRSDPDEVYYLCAQSSVGLSFEQPAETLDSIVMGVLNLLEVIRLRKKSVRFYHASSSECFGDTSELPADESFPFRPRSPYAVAKASAHWLVSNYRESYGLFACNGILFNHESPLRPERFVTRKIIQFARRIGEGSGERLKLGRLDICRDWGWAPEYVDVMWRMLQVDQPDDYVVATGESHTLEDFVAQAFALYGLDWRAHVDVSPELFRPTDLQCSLGNPARVRDRLDWQAQYRMSDVIRMMSVA; from the coding sequence ATGAAAGCATTGATTTGTGGTGCCAATGGCCAGGATGGCAGCTATCTGGCCAAACTGCTCCTGGCCAAGGGTTACGAAGTCTGGGGAACATCGCGTGATGTCCAGACCTCATCCTTGTCCAACCTGAAAGCCTTGGGGGTTGAGCAGCAGGTTCATCTCGTTTCGATGGCCCCGAACGACTTTCGCAGCGTGCTCAACGCTTTCGACCGGAGCGATCCGGACGAGGTCTACTATCTTTGCGCCCAGAGCTCGGTCGGCCTGTCCTTTGAACAACCGGCGGAGACACTGGACAGCATCGTCATGGGCGTCCTCAATTTGCTTGAGGTCATCCGGCTGCGCAAGAAATCAGTGCGCTTTTACCATGCCAGTTCAAGCGAGTGTTTTGGCGATACGAGCGAGTTGCCGGCGGATGAGAGCTTCCCGTTCCGGCCGCGCAGTCCCTATGCCGTGGCCAAGGCGTCGGCGCACTGGCTGGTCAGCAATTACCGCGAATCGTATGGCTTGTTCGCCTGCAACGGCATCCTCTTCAACCATGAGTCGCCTTTGCGCCCCGAACGCTTCGTGACGCGCAAAATTATCCAGTTTGCCCGGCGTATCGGTGAGGGGAGCGGTGAGCGCCTCAAGCTTGGTCGCCTCGACATTTGTCGCGACTGGGGCTGGGCGCCGGAATATGTCGATGTGATGTGGCGCATGCTGCAGGTCGATCAGCCGGATGATTACGTCGTGGCAACGGGGGAGTCGCATACCCTGGAAGATTTTGTGGCGCAGGCCTTTGCGCTTTACGGGCTGGATTGGCGGGCGCACGTCGATGTATCACCCGAGCTGTTCCGGCCGACCGATTTGCAATGTAGCCTGGGTAACCCGGCGCGGGTTCGGGATCGGCTGGATTGGCAAGCGCAATACCGGATGAGCGATGTGATCCGGATGATGAGTGTCGCCTGA
- a CDS encoding efflux transporter outer membrane subunit — protein sequence MAKMTGQKRPEATIRKPSGLSGASCRLLIAGLAGLILSGCLAKRSNYDVPVVPVAPQFKNTPPATDGKAAPDSLSEKDARPLPSSGDAAGFEDWWRSFGSQELDGLVNRGLANNPDVRIATIRLAQAKARSDQAKGGLLPSLSLPTVAARQAPGGTVGTVPTGGSPRAPQNAFQGSLRSELRLDVWGEQSSLIDSANLQLWRAAYERDNVQRNVAASIVSSYVEYASLNDRLRIARDTEKVLSATLRTMQRRLDLGDATLGDFEQQKALVFGLRAAIPTIEQQREDALNSLAFLVGSVPGAISLSDVGLDSLSVPSVVPGLPSSLLLRRPDVRMAEARLLSADADIDVARTRILPPVDLSAQSGYSSNMLSQFFLPKFFFWSTVASVTASIFDGGKREGEKKYSEAMYEEMVENYARTIYQAMREVEGALATIRLAGKRLDAQREAADAARRSWEINTKVYAMGGADHLTLLESERTYHRYLDEFQRSQMEHYRGYTALFLALGGGVRVAPPTPGQGKRPVGELTGRLEASKPAVNPPEKAFSVNGVDLATNDLNPLAGVSAQGFWQVELPGLYHRNTVGAAWRDLRSRYPKEMDGRMVRPRLNGRIDDSVEGQEAWYRLYVASFASPLEAQDFCGKLLANQERCRVVNARGDEVPADVLAATAAPTAAAAAAAASLPVEPPASSETVPAKPAASVSEIAAVDKESSDRKERIAHTIQLAAFSNLENAAIASAVWQFRGYDVYVAETRGSDGRLWYAVRTGVYPQRRDAANAAQLIRRKDEAPAVLVPTLLDANGQPAQVDISDVLSVRLGQESQVLPEPPEAAPPAVSADEAVPRIVPESVRQAGKVKPKYAVQLGAFSSPENAEVSRKYWQGRGVNVDVAPLRDAEGRPWYGVRTGEFSQRRDAATLALQLGRKESASAIVVAVAVDPAGKAEINEPMIEPPVAPAAPMPEIVRDAVPVSAKADIAPKPVAPALAPRFSIQLGVFASIENAAKAFAEWQLLGYEPYVCDAGETPGKPRFSVRTGTFGSKREAQAMVRTIERQESRRGLVVPAVFAADGRLSRIDVSPLLDNAASVQPDNLTGNDVR from the coding sequence ATGGCAAAAATGACCGGGCAAAAGCGTCCCGAAGCCACTATCCGGAAGCCTTCTGGCTTGTCCGGGGCTTCTTGCCGCCTGCTGATCGCCGGTCTTGCTGGATTGATCCTGAGTGGCTGCCTGGCCAAGCGCAGCAATTATGACGTGCCGGTTGTGCCGGTTGCTCCGCAGTTCAAGAACACGCCGCCGGCGACCGACGGGAAAGCCGCACCGGATTCGCTTTCCGAGAAGGATGCGCGTCCTTTGCCGTCCAGCGGCGATGCCGCCGGCTTTGAAGATTGGTGGCGCTCATTTGGTAGCCAGGAACTCGATGGCCTGGTCAATCGCGGTTTGGCCAACAACCCCGATGTTCGTATCGCGACGATTCGTCTTGCACAAGCCAAGGCTCGCTCCGATCAGGCGAAAGGCGGCTTGTTGCCCAGTCTTTCGTTGCCGACGGTAGCAGCGCGCCAGGCGCCCGGAGGGACGGTGGGAACCGTGCCGACTGGCGGTTCGCCGCGCGCGCCGCAAAATGCCTTTCAGGGCAGCCTGCGCAGTGAATTGCGGCTTGACGTCTGGGGCGAGCAAAGTTCGCTGATCGATTCGGCCAACCTTCAACTCTGGCGTGCTGCCTATGAGCGCGACAATGTTCAGCGCAACGTCGCGGCCAGCATCGTTTCCAGTTATGTCGAGTATGCCTCCCTGAATGACCGCCTGCGTATTGCCCGCGATACGGAAAAGGTCCTCAGCGCAACACTACGTACGATGCAACGCCGACTTGATCTGGGCGATGCGACACTGGGTGATTTTGAACAGCAGAAAGCACTGGTTTTCGGCTTGCGTGCGGCAATCCCGACCATTGAGCAACAGCGCGAAGATGCCTTGAATTCGCTGGCTTTCCTGGTGGGCTCGGTTCCCGGCGCCATTTCACTGTCGGATGTCGGGCTTGATTCGCTCAGCGTGCCTTCGGTTGTGCCGGGCTTGCCGTCTTCGCTGCTGCTCCGTCGTCCCGACGTGCGCATGGCGGAAGCCAGACTGCTGTCGGCCGATGCCGATATCGACGTGGCGCGAACCCGTATCCTGCCGCCGGTCGACCTGTCGGCGCAAAGTGGCTACAGCAGCAACATGCTGTCGCAGTTCTTCCTGCCCAAGTTTTTCTTCTGGAGCACGGTGGCTAGTGTTACGGCGAGTATTTTCGACGGCGGCAAGCGCGAGGGCGAGAAGAAGTACAGCGAGGCCATGTATGAGGAAATGGTCGAGAATTACGCCCGGACAATTTATCAGGCAATGCGCGAAGTCGAAGGCGCTCTGGCCACGATTCGCCTGGCCGGCAAGCGGCTGGATGCGCAGCGCGAGGCTGCCGATGCAGCCCGCCGTTCCTGGGAAATCAATACCAAAGTCTACGCCATGGGTGGCGCCGATCATCTGACCTTGCTTGAGTCGGAGCGAACTTATCACCGCTATCTTGATGAGTTCCAGCGCTCGCAGATGGAGCATTACCGTGGTTACACCGCTCTGTTTCTGGCTTTGGGCGGCGGCGTCCGGGTGGCTCCTCCAACGCCGGGCCAGGGTAAGCGTCCGGTCGGTGAGCTGACCGGACGGCTTGAAGCATCTAAACCTGCGGTCAACCCGCCGGAAAAGGCTTTTTCCGTGAATGGCGTCGATCTCGCAACCAATGATCTGAATCCCTTGGCGGGTGTCAGTGCCCAGGGTTTCTGGCAAGTCGAATTGCCCGGTCTGTATCACCGCAATACGGTGGGGGCCGCATGGCGCGATTTGCGCAGCCGTTACCCGAAGGAAATGGATGGCCGCATGGTTCGTCCGCGGCTGAATGGCCGGATCGATGACAGTGTCGAAGGGCAGGAGGCATGGTACCGACTTTATGTTGCCAGCTTTGCCTCGCCGCTTGAGGCCCAGGATTTTTGCGGAAAATTGCTGGCTAATCAGGAGCGTTGCCGCGTCGTCAATGCCCGGGGCGACGAGGTTCCTGCCGACGTACTGGCCGCGACTGCCGCGCCGACGGCGGCTGCGGCTGCGGCTGCGGCCAGTTTGCCCGTCGAGCCGCCGGCCAGCAGCGAGACGGTGCCGGCCAAACCGGCTGCGTCAGTTTCTGAGATTGCTGCGGTCGACAAGGAGAGTAGTGATCGCAAGGAGCGCATTGCCCATACGATCCAGCTGGCCGCCTTCTCCAATCTTGAGAATGCGGCGATTGCGAGCGCCGTCTGGCAATTCCGCGGTTACGACGTTTATGTGGCAGAGACGCGTGGTTCGGATGGTCGTTTGTGGTACGCCGTCAGAACCGGTGTTTACCCTCAACGGCGGGATGCCGCCAATGCGGCGCAATTGATTCGCCGGAAAGACGAGGCGCCCGCCGTTCTGGTTCCGACGTTGCTCGATGCCAACGGGCAACCGGCACAGGTTGATATCAGCGATGTGCTGAGTGTCCGGCTGGGTCAGGAAAGTCAGGTTTTGCCCGAGCCGCCGGAGGCTGCTCCGCCCGCGGTGTCGGCTGATGAAGCCGTGCCCAGGATTGTGCCGGAAAGTGTGCGTCAGGCAGGTAAGGTCAAGCCGAAATACGCGGTTCAACTGGGCGCGTTTTCAAGTCCTGAAAATGCCGAAGTGTCGCGTAAATACTGGCAAGGACGGGGTGTGAATGTTGATGTCGCGCCGCTGCGCGATGCCGAAGGTCGTCCGTGGTACGGCGTACGGACCGGTGAATTTTCCCAGCGCCGCGATGCCGCCACCCTGGCGCTGCAGCTCGGCCGGAAGGAAAGCGCCAGTGCGATTGTCGTTGCTGTTGCGGTCGACCCTGCCGGCAAGGCAGAAATCAATGAGCCGATGATCGAGCCGCCGGTCGCTCCTGCTGCTCCCATGCCGGAAATCGTCCGGGATGCCGTGCCCGTTTCCGCCAAAGCCGATATTGCCCCGAAACCGGTGGCACCGGCGCTTGCTCCTCGTTTTTCGATTCAGCTGGGTGTCTTCGCGAGCATTGAAAATGCCGCCAAGGCGTTTGCCGAATGGCAGTTGCTGGGCTATGAGCCGTACGTTTGCGATGCCGGCGAAACCCCGGGCAAGCCGCGTTTTTCTGTTCGCACCGGCACCTTTGGCAGCAAGCGGGAAGCGCAGGCGATGGTGCGTACCATCGAGCGCCAGGAGTCGCGCCGCGGCCTGGTCGTGCCGGCCGTGTTTGCTGCCGATGGCCGTCTCAGTCGTATCGATGTCTCGCCGTTGCTCGATAATGCCGCTTCCGTTCAACCTGACAACCTGACTGGCAACGATGTCCGATAA